The following proteins are encoded in a genomic region of Gossypium hirsutum isolate 1008001.06 chromosome D05, Gossypium_hirsutum_v2.1, whole genome shotgun sequence:
- the LOC107907457 gene encoding autophagy-related protein 11 gives MSSSITHNLIPDGKLLVHIAENGHSFELDCNETTLVETVMQSIEVESGIHFNDQLVLCAELKLEPQRPLSSYKLPSSDREVFIFNKSRLQTHSPPPPPEQVDIVEVPEPRPIASSTDPHPLDDALDPALKALPSYERLFRYHYEQGLAIYKRTVAKFDHCERLLGEQKVQERALDVARGNLDQYYRMIQQNCSEFMKRYKQQHRYHADLLANFDKDMQKLRSTKLHPALQTATRKCLSDFVKEDNLRKSAENCNSSHKQFENKVVQLNQMFGEVKRKVEDLFTLKASLPIKNLELTIKEHQRYLNEQKSIMQSLSKDVNTVKKLVDDCVCSQLSSSLRPHDAVSALGPMYDVHDKNHLPKMLACEHAISKLLDFCKDKKNEMNIFVHTYMQKTTYVTYHIKDVKLQFPVFKEAMVRQEDLFMDLKLVRGIGPAYRACLAEIVRRKASMKLYMGMAGQLAERLATKREVEVRRREEFLKAHGLYIPKDVLASMGLYDTPNQCDVNIAPFDTSLLDIDIPDLDHYAPEYLSGLPTKPASSRGSSSLLNESSHSADTEEINVDTLGKDDSGDFLEGCELVEIAGTSKMEVENAKLKAELASAIALICSLGPEFEYESLDDSKVNTLLKNAAEKTAEALHLKDEYGKHLQQMLKAKQMQCDSYEKRIQELEQRLSDQYSQGQKLSMTNNATDYGLLASKDEDNCKPQISGCEVNVPRISTSEPMDEVSCISNSLDAKLGQFGRQSSKGREGIDENMMESSGMLNPHLDSSMQEPQQEEQEVGVKDGKDRTVGQSGMSLANSSTAEYMPEPLNALPCGTAAELGLDSKVREDLVLELQNALAEKLNQLSETETKLKDALDEVSMLGREMETSRKLLDESQMNCAHLENCLHEAREEAQSHRCAAERRASEYSALRASAIKMRSLFERLRNCVYAPGGMAGFADSLCALAQSLANSISDSEDDGSAEFRKCIRVLAEKVGFLSRHREELHEKYTNIEALTEQLKKELEEKNELVKTLYTKHQLEKQASKEKISFSRLQVHEIAAFVLNSSGHYEAITRNCSNYYLSAESVALFTDRLPSQPSYIVGQIVHIERQTVKPLLSSSTRPDRSRVDPAEQLTSNTMNSGSSLNPYGLPTGCEYFVVTVAMLPDTAIHSPPPS, from the exons ATGAGCTCAAGTATTACACATAATCTGATTCCTGATGGGAAGCTTTTGGTTCATATAGCTGAAAACGGACATTCGTTTGAGCTCGATTGCAATGAGACTACATTGGTGGAGACAGTTATGCAATCGATTGAAGTCGAGTCCGGAATTCACTTCAATGATCAGCTCGTTCTATGCGCGGAGTTGAAACTTGAGCCACAAAGGCCACTTTCTTCATATAAGCTTCCTTCCAGCGACCGTGAAGTCttcatatttaacaaatcaagGCTGCAAACCCATtccccaccaccaccaccagAGCAAGTTGATATAGTTGAAGTCCCAGAACCCCGACCGATAGCTTCTTCGACTGACCCTCATCCTTTGGACGATGCTCTTGATCCTGCTTTGAAGGCTTTACCTTCTTATGAGAGGCTGTTTAGGTACCATTATGAGCAAGGACTTGCTATATATAAGCGAACGGTAGCTAAGTTTGATCATTGCGAAAGGCTTTTGGGGGAACAGAAGGTTCAGGAGAGAGCATTGGACGTTGCAAGGGGTAATTTAGATCAATATTATAGGATGATTCAGCAAAATTGCTCGGAATTCATGAAGCGGTATAAGCAACAACATCGTTATCATGCTGATCTGTTGGCGAACTTTGATAAGGATATGCAGAAGTTAAGATCCACCAAGCTTCACCCTGCATTACAGACTGCTACTAGGAAATGTTTATCGGATTTTGTGAAGGAAGATAACCTAAGGAAGTCGGCCGAAAATTGTAACAGCTCCCACAAGCAATTTGAGAACAAAGTTGTACAGCTCAATCAGATGTTCGGTGAAGTGAAGCGAAAAGTAGAGGACTTGTTCACTTTGAAGGCTTCCTTGCCTATTAAGAATTTAGAGCTAACCATTAAAGAGCATCAGCGATACCTGAATGAACAAAAGAGCATTATGCAGTCCTTAAG CAAAGATGTCAATACAGTAAAGAAGCTTGTAGATGACTGTGTGTGCTCCCAATTGTCTTCCTCCCTTCGTCCTCATGACGCAGTTTCAGCCCTGGGTCCTATGTATGATGTCCATGACAAAAATCATCTGCCAAAGATGCTGGCTTGTGAACATGCAATATCAAAGCTGCTTGACTTTTGCAAGGATAAGAAGAATGAAATGAACATCTTTGTTCACACATACATGCAAAAGACAACTTATGTTACATATCACATCAAGGATGTCAAACTGCAGTTTCCTGTTTTCAAAGAGGCAATGGTGCGCCAGGAAGATCTATTTATGGACCTTAAGTTGGTCCGCGGAATTGGTCCTGCATATAGAGCATGTCTTGCTGAAATAGTTAGAAGAAAGGCTTCTATGAAGCTTTACATGGGCATGGCTGGTCAGCTGGCCGAGAGGCTTGCAACAAAGAGAGAAGTTGAGGTCAGGAGACGAGAGGAGTTTTTAAAGGCACATGGTTTGTATATACCCAAAGATGTACTGGCTTCCATGGGGTTATATGATACCCCTAACCAGTGTGATGTCAATATAGCTCCTTTTGACACTTCATTGCTCGATATTGATATTCCTGACCTGGACCATTACGCACCTGAGTATTTATCAGGACTGCCTACCAAACCTGCTAGCTCAAGAGGTTCAAGTTCCTTGTTGAATGAGAGTTCTCATTCTGCTGATACTGAAGAGATCAATGTAGATACTCTTGGAAAAGATGATTCCGGTGACTTTCTTGAGGGATGTGAATTGGTTGAGATTGCTGGAACTAGCAAGATGGAAGTTGAGAATGCAAAACTGAAGGCTGAACTTGCTTCTGCGATAGCCCTGATTTGTTCTCTTGGTCCTGAATTTGAGTATGAATCACTCGATGATAGTAAAGTCAATACTTTATTGAAAAATGCTGCGGAAAAGACTGCTGAAGCCTTGCATTTAAAAGATGAGTATGGAAAACACCTGCAACAAATGCTCAAGGCAAAACAAATGCAGTGCGATTCATATGAAAAGCGCATTCAGGAACTGGAGCAGAGATTGTCTGATCAGTATTCACAGGGGCAGAAGCTTTCTATGACTAACAATGCCACTGACTATGGCCTTCTAGCTTCAAAGGATGAGGATAATTGCAAGCCACAAATCTCAGGTTGTGAAGTGAATGTGCCTCGTATATCTACATCTGAGCCTATGGATGAGGTTTCTTGCATTTCAAATTCTTTGGATGCAAAGTTGGGACAGTTTGGAAGGCAGTCAAGCAAAGGTCGAGAAGGGATTGATGAGAATATGATGGAGTCATCTGGAATGCTCAACCCTCATTTGGACTCATCAATGCAAGAGCCACAACAAGAAGAACAAGAAGTTGGTGTCAAAGATGGAAAAGATAGGACGGTGGGACAGTCTGGCATGTCTCTCGCTAACAGTTCTACTGCTGAATACATGCCTGAGCCTCTGAATGCTTTACCTTGTGGGACAGCTGCTGAGCTAGGCTTAGATTCGAAAGTTAGGGAGGATCTTGTGTTGGAATTGCAAAATGCACTTGCAGAGAAGTTGAACCAATTAAGTGAAACTGAAACCAAGCTTAAGGATGCTTTGGATGAGGTTTCCATGCTCGGGAGGGAGATGGAAACTAGTCGTAAACTTCTTGATGAGTCTCAG ATGAACTGTGCTCACTTGGAGAATTGTTTGCATGAAGCAAGAGAGGAAGCCCAAAGCCATCGTTGTGCTGCTGAGCGGAGGGCCTCAGAGTATAGTGCGCTCCGTGCATCAGCTATTAAGATGCGTAGTCTTTTTGAAAGACTTAGAAATTGTGTCTATGCTCCTGGTGGGATGGCTGGTTTTGCTGATTCTTTGTGTGCTTTGGCTCAGTCTTTGGCCAA TTCCATTAGTGATAGTGAAGATGATGGCTCTGCTGAGTTCCGCAAATGCATCCGGGTGCTTGCCGAAAAAGTTGGTTTCTTATCAAGGCATCGTGAAGAGCTGCACGAGAAGTACACTAACATTGAAGCTTTAACTGAACAGCTTAAGAAAGAATTGGAAGAGAAAAATGAGCTGGTTAAAACCCTGTACACTAAGCATCAACTTGAGAAGCAG GCAAGCAAGGAAAAGATATCATTTAGCCGCTTGCAAGTCCATGAGATTGCTGCATTTGTACTAAATTCATCTGGGCATTACGAGGCAATCACCCGAAACTGCTCCAACTACTACTTGTCTGCTGAATCTGTGGCTTTGTTTACCGATCGTCTCCCAAGCCAACCAAGCTACATCGTCGGGCAGATTGTGCACATCGAGCGTCAAACTGTGAAGCCACTGCTGTCTTCATCAACTAGACCTGATCGTAGCAGGGTGGATCCTGCAGAGCAACTAACATCTAACACCATGAATTCTGGATCAAGTTTGAACCCCTATGGCCTCCCAACTGGATGTGAATACTTCGTAGTGACAGTAGCCATGTTACCTGATACCGCCATTCATTCACCACCTCCTTCCTGA
- the LOC107907455 gene encoding uncharacterized protein isoform X3, whose protein sequence is MTKENINHFKKRTPLITASNSIPRSSVSKKLLHLLRRFNYTSDSIQVLTEYVVVLVSNGKSQSEANSELEPFLGDTTTEFVSWLWDVLSEGSNDCNASKSSSDLENTTRPSSSDVDDASADKQSQKSGPGSVPHCRFPVFSTTLDEETNEYASTFYESPLFKRPQVTNVGGRRLFSRAADAIFHQNGTNRSTHGNVWDRLGKLDENDTSVNVQVNENIKRPMSEQKSLGFGQTTLIPTVQDGKVNQNPSRYYNVNTYRTNGGRKRQLNDFIPISPTTSDTQDHEEEMSRTFTRHPEKHTLMLKKSDALYESKSCNKSLKSGLDASLRYRPEKTSQEKLGVEARESTQTLISVGAFPAETGGVRPVKAQLVDMKLRLQKLEREICMLKSMPRNKDRYHALSSSSGSVDPLKEGVESRTVFVTNVHVAATQDALRSYFSKCGSINRVITLTDTSTIAQKWSAYITFANKESVDKALALNGTNFFSRIIWVRKAGKVTVKPTHSQYGRQRNAIFKQKHSHDPNVPQQMNYVYDAHDKSHKSTETVEHIDAEL, encoded by the exons atgaccAAAGAAAACATCAACCATTTCAAGAAACGAACACCTTTAATAACGGCGTCTAACTCCATTCCCAGATCTTCTGTTTCCAAAAAGCTTCTTCATTTGCTTCGCCGTTTTAATTACACTTCCGATAGCATCCAAGTCCTCACT GAATATGTTGTCGTGCTTGTTTCTAACGGTAAGTCTCAGTCTGAAGCAAACTCTGAGTTGGAACCGTTTCTTGGTGATACTACCACTGAGTTTGTATCTTG gcTATGGGATGTTTTATCAGAAGGTTCTAATGATTGTAATGCAAGTAAGAGCTCCTCCGATTTGGAGAACACTACTCGTCCAAGTTCCTCTGATGTTGATGATGCTTCTGCCGATAAGCAGTCACAAAAATCTGGACCAGGATCAGTTCCTCATTGCCGGTTTCCGGTCTTCTCTACCACTTTGGATGAGGAAACGAATGAGTATGCTTCGACATTTTATG AAAGCCCACTTTTCAAGCGTCCTCAGGTGACCAATGTTGGTGGGAGGAGGCTCTTTTCCAGGGCAGCTGATGCCATCTTTCATCAGAATGGAACCAATCGAAGCACACATGGTAATGTTTGGGATAGATTGGGAAAGCTGGATGAGAATGACACTTCTGTGAATGTTCAagtgaatgaaaatataaagagGCCCATGTCGGAACAGAAGTCCCTGGGGTTTGGCCAAACTACATTGATTCCTACTGTTCAAGATGGCAAAGTCAACCAAAATCCGTCACGATACTATAACGTGAATACCTATAGAACCAATGGTGGTAGAAAGAggcaattaaatgatttcattccTATTTCTCCTACCACTTCAGATACTCAGGACCATGAAGAAGAAATGTCCAGAACATTTACAAGACATCCTGAAAAACACACTTTGATGTTGAAAAAGAGTGATGCTTTGTATGAATCAAAAAGTTGCAATAAAAGCTTGAAATCAGGCTTGGATGCATCATTAAGATATAGACCAGAAAAAACTTCTCAAGAGAAGTTGGGTGTGGAAGCTCGAGAATCTACTCAGACACTGATATCTGTTGGTGCTTTTCCAGCAGAAACTGGAGGAGTTAGGCCTGTCAAAGCT CAATTGGTTGATATGAAATTAAGATTACAGAAACTTGAAAGAGAAATTTGCATGCTAAAATCAATGCCACGGAACAAGGATAGGTATCATGCCTTATCCTCTAGCTCCG GTTCAGTTGATCCGCTTAAGGAAGGGGTTGAGTCGAGGACAGTATTTGTTACAAAT GTTCATGTTGCAGCCACTCAAGATGCTCTGAGATCTTACTTTTCCAAGTGTGGATCCATTAACAGAGTTATTACGTTGACCGACACATCAACCATCGCACAAAAATG GTCTGCATACATTACCTTTGCCAACAAGGAGTCAGTGGACAAGGCATTGGCTTTGAATGGGACAAACTTCTTTTCCAGGATCATATGG GTAAGAAAAGCAGGAAAGGTAACAGTGAAGCCAACCCACTCTCAATATGGCAGACAGAGGAATGCTATCTTCAAACAAAAACACTCTCATGACCCGAATGTACCTCAGCAAATGAACTACGTGTATGATGCTCATGATAAAAGCCATAAAAGCACAGAGACAGTAGAACATATTGATGCAGAATTATGA
- the LOC107907455 gene encoding uncharacterized protein isoform X4, whose translation MTKENINHFKKRTPLITASNSIPRSSVSKKLLHLLRRFNYTSDSIQVLTEYVVVLVSNGKSQSEANSELEPFLGDTTTEFVSWLWDVLSEGSNDCNASKSSSDLENTTRPSSSDVDDASADKQSQKSGPGSVPHCRFPVFSTTLDEETNEYASTFYESPLFKRPQVTNVGGRRLFSRAADAIFHQNGTNRSTHGNVWDRLGKLDENDTSVNVQVNENIKRPMSEQKSLGFGQTTLIPTVQDGKVNQNPSRYYNVNTYRTNGGRKRQLNDFIPISPTTSDTQDHEEEMSRTFTRHPEKHTLMLKKSDALYESKSCNKSLKSGLDASLRYRPEKTSQEKLGVEARESTQTLISVGAFPAETGGVRPVKAQLVDMKLRLQKLEREICMLKSMPRNKDRYHALSSSSGSVDPLKEGVESRTVFVTNVATQDALRSYFSKCGSINRVITLTDTSTIAQKWSAYITFANKESVDKALALNGTNFFSRIIWVRKAGKVTVKPTHSQYGRQRNAIFKQKHSHDPNVPQQMNYVYDAHDKSHKSTETVEHIDAEL comes from the exons atgaccAAAGAAAACATCAACCATTTCAAGAAACGAACACCTTTAATAACGGCGTCTAACTCCATTCCCAGATCTTCTGTTTCCAAAAAGCTTCTTCATTTGCTTCGCCGTTTTAATTACACTTCCGATAGCATCCAAGTCCTCACT GAATATGTTGTCGTGCTTGTTTCTAACGGTAAGTCTCAGTCTGAAGCAAACTCTGAGTTGGAACCGTTTCTTGGTGATACTACCACTGAGTTTGTATCTTG gcTATGGGATGTTTTATCAGAAGGTTCTAATGATTGTAATGCAAGTAAGAGCTCCTCCGATTTGGAGAACACTACTCGTCCAAGTTCCTCTGATGTTGATGATGCTTCTGCCGATAAGCAGTCACAAAAATCTGGACCAGGATCAGTTCCTCATTGCCGGTTTCCGGTCTTCTCTACCACTTTGGATGAGGAAACGAATGAGTATGCTTCGACATTTTATG AAAGCCCACTTTTCAAGCGTCCTCAGGTGACCAATGTTGGTGGGAGGAGGCTCTTTTCCAGGGCAGCTGATGCCATCTTTCATCAGAATGGAACCAATCGAAGCACACATGGTAATGTTTGGGATAGATTGGGAAAGCTGGATGAGAATGACACTTCTGTGAATGTTCAagtgaatgaaaatataaagagGCCCATGTCGGAACAGAAGTCCCTGGGGTTTGGCCAAACTACATTGATTCCTACTGTTCAAGATGGCAAAGTCAACCAAAATCCGTCACGATACTATAACGTGAATACCTATAGAACCAATGGTGGTAGAAAGAggcaattaaatgatttcattccTATTTCTCCTACCACTTCAGATACTCAGGACCATGAAGAAGAAATGTCCAGAACATTTACAAGACATCCTGAAAAACACACTTTGATGTTGAAAAAGAGTGATGCTTTGTATGAATCAAAAAGTTGCAATAAAAGCTTGAAATCAGGCTTGGATGCATCATTAAGATATAGACCAGAAAAAACTTCTCAAGAGAAGTTGGGTGTGGAAGCTCGAGAATCTACTCAGACACTGATATCTGTTGGTGCTTTTCCAGCAGAAACTGGAGGAGTTAGGCCTGTCAAAGCT CAATTGGTTGATATGAAATTAAGATTACAGAAACTTGAAAGAGAAATTTGCATGCTAAAATCAATGCCACGGAACAAGGATAGGTATCATGCCTTATCCTCTAGCTCCG GTTCAGTTGATCCGCTTAAGGAAGGGGTTGAGTCGAGGACAGTATTTGTTACAAATGTGG CCACTCAAGATGCTCTGAGATCTTACTTTTCCAAGTGTGGATCCATTAACAGAGTTATTACGTTGACCGACACATCAACCATCGCACAAAAATG GTCTGCATACATTACCTTTGCCAACAAGGAGTCAGTGGACAAGGCATTGGCTTTGAATGGGACAAACTTCTTTTCCAGGATCATATGG GTAAGAAAAGCAGGAAAGGTAACAGTGAAGCCAACCCACTCTCAATATGGCAGACAGAGGAATGCTATCTTCAAACAAAAACACTCTCATGACCCGAATGTACCTCAGCAAATGAACTACGTGTATGATGCTCATGATAAAAGCCATAAAAGCACAGAGACAGTAGAACATATTGATGCAGAATTATGA
- the LOC107907455 gene encoding uncharacterized protein isoform X1, which yields MTKENINHFKKRTPLITASNSIPRSSVSKKLLHLLRRFNYTSDSIQVLTEYVVVLVSNGKSQSEANSELEPFLGDTTTEFVSWLWDVLSEGSNDCNASKSSSDLENTTRPSSSDVDDASADKQSQKSGPGSVPHCRFPVFSTTLDEETNEYASTFYESPLFKRPQVTNVGGRRLFSRAADAIFHQNGTNRSTHGNVWDRLGKLDENDTSVNVQVNENIKRPMSEQKSLGFGQTTLIPTVQDGKVNQNPSRYYNVNTYRTNGGRKRQLNDFIPISPTTSDTQDHEEEMSRTFTRHPEKHTLMLKKSDALYESKSCNKSLKSGLDASLRYRPEKTSQEKLGVEARESTQTLISVGAFPAETGGVRPVKAQLVDMKLRLQKLEREICMLKSMPRNKDRYHALSSSSGKIISGSVDPLKEGVESRTVFVTNVHVAATQDALRSYFSKCGSINRVITLTDTSTIAQKWSAYITFANKESVDKALALNGTNFFSRIIWVRKAGKVTVKPTHSQYGRQRNAIFKQKHSHDPNVPQQMNYVYDAHDKSHKSTETVEHIDAEL from the exons atgaccAAAGAAAACATCAACCATTTCAAGAAACGAACACCTTTAATAACGGCGTCTAACTCCATTCCCAGATCTTCTGTTTCCAAAAAGCTTCTTCATTTGCTTCGCCGTTTTAATTACACTTCCGATAGCATCCAAGTCCTCACT GAATATGTTGTCGTGCTTGTTTCTAACGGTAAGTCTCAGTCTGAAGCAAACTCTGAGTTGGAACCGTTTCTTGGTGATACTACCACTGAGTTTGTATCTTG gcTATGGGATGTTTTATCAGAAGGTTCTAATGATTGTAATGCAAGTAAGAGCTCCTCCGATTTGGAGAACACTACTCGTCCAAGTTCCTCTGATGTTGATGATGCTTCTGCCGATAAGCAGTCACAAAAATCTGGACCAGGATCAGTTCCTCATTGCCGGTTTCCGGTCTTCTCTACCACTTTGGATGAGGAAACGAATGAGTATGCTTCGACATTTTATG AAAGCCCACTTTTCAAGCGTCCTCAGGTGACCAATGTTGGTGGGAGGAGGCTCTTTTCCAGGGCAGCTGATGCCATCTTTCATCAGAATGGAACCAATCGAAGCACACATGGTAATGTTTGGGATAGATTGGGAAAGCTGGATGAGAATGACACTTCTGTGAATGTTCAagtgaatgaaaatataaagagGCCCATGTCGGAACAGAAGTCCCTGGGGTTTGGCCAAACTACATTGATTCCTACTGTTCAAGATGGCAAAGTCAACCAAAATCCGTCACGATACTATAACGTGAATACCTATAGAACCAATGGTGGTAGAAAGAggcaattaaatgatttcattccTATTTCTCCTACCACTTCAGATACTCAGGACCATGAAGAAGAAATGTCCAGAACATTTACAAGACATCCTGAAAAACACACTTTGATGTTGAAAAAGAGTGATGCTTTGTATGAATCAAAAAGTTGCAATAAAAGCTTGAAATCAGGCTTGGATGCATCATTAAGATATAGACCAGAAAAAACTTCTCAAGAGAAGTTGGGTGTGGAAGCTCGAGAATCTACTCAGACACTGATATCTGTTGGTGCTTTTCCAGCAGAAACTGGAGGAGTTAGGCCTGTCAAAGCT CAATTGGTTGATATGAAATTAAGATTACAGAAACTTGAAAGAGAAATTTGCATGCTAAAATCAATGCCACGGAACAAGGATAGGTATCATGCCTTATCCTCTAGCTCCGGTAAGATTATTTCAG GTTCAGTTGATCCGCTTAAGGAAGGGGTTGAGTCGAGGACAGTATTTGTTACAAAT GTTCATGTTGCAGCCACTCAAGATGCTCTGAGATCTTACTTTTCCAAGTGTGGATCCATTAACAGAGTTATTACGTTGACCGACACATCAACCATCGCACAAAAATG GTCTGCATACATTACCTTTGCCAACAAGGAGTCAGTGGACAAGGCATTGGCTTTGAATGGGACAAACTTCTTTTCCAGGATCATATGG GTAAGAAAAGCAGGAAAGGTAACAGTGAAGCCAACCCACTCTCAATATGGCAGACAGAGGAATGCTATCTTCAAACAAAAACACTCTCATGACCCGAATGTACCTCAGCAAATGAACTACGTGTATGATGCTCATGATAAAAGCCATAAAAGCACAGAGACAGTAGAACATATTGATGCAGAATTATGA
- the LOC107907455 gene encoding uncharacterized protein isoform X2 produces the protein MTKENINHFKKRTPLITASNSIPRSSVSKKLLHLLRRFNYTSDSIQVLTEYVVVLVSNGKSQSEANSELEPFLGDTTTEFVSWLWDVLSEGSNDCNASKSSSDLENTTRPSSSDVDDASADKQSQKSGPGSVPHCRFPVFSTTLDEETNEYASTFYESPLFKRPQVTNVGGRRLFSRAADAIFHQNGTNRSTHGNVWDRLGKLDENDTSVNVQVNENIKRPMSEQKSLGFGQTTLIPTVQDGKVNQNPSRYYNVNTYRTNGGRKRQLNDFIPISPTTSDTQDHEEEMSRTFTRHPEKHTLMLKKSDALYESKSCNKSLKSGLDASLRYRPEKTSQEKLGVEARESTQTLISVGAFPAETGGVRPVKAQLVDMKLRLQKLEREICMLKSMPRNKDRYHALSSSSGKIISGSVDPLKEGVESRTVFVTNVATQDALRSYFSKCGSINRVITLTDTSTIAQKWSAYITFANKESVDKALALNGTNFFSRIIWVRKAGKVTVKPTHSQYGRQRNAIFKQKHSHDPNVPQQMNYVYDAHDKSHKSTETVEHIDAEL, from the exons atgaccAAAGAAAACATCAACCATTTCAAGAAACGAACACCTTTAATAACGGCGTCTAACTCCATTCCCAGATCTTCTGTTTCCAAAAAGCTTCTTCATTTGCTTCGCCGTTTTAATTACACTTCCGATAGCATCCAAGTCCTCACT GAATATGTTGTCGTGCTTGTTTCTAACGGTAAGTCTCAGTCTGAAGCAAACTCTGAGTTGGAACCGTTTCTTGGTGATACTACCACTGAGTTTGTATCTTG gcTATGGGATGTTTTATCAGAAGGTTCTAATGATTGTAATGCAAGTAAGAGCTCCTCCGATTTGGAGAACACTACTCGTCCAAGTTCCTCTGATGTTGATGATGCTTCTGCCGATAAGCAGTCACAAAAATCTGGACCAGGATCAGTTCCTCATTGCCGGTTTCCGGTCTTCTCTACCACTTTGGATGAGGAAACGAATGAGTATGCTTCGACATTTTATG AAAGCCCACTTTTCAAGCGTCCTCAGGTGACCAATGTTGGTGGGAGGAGGCTCTTTTCCAGGGCAGCTGATGCCATCTTTCATCAGAATGGAACCAATCGAAGCACACATGGTAATGTTTGGGATAGATTGGGAAAGCTGGATGAGAATGACACTTCTGTGAATGTTCAagtgaatgaaaatataaagagGCCCATGTCGGAACAGAAGTCCCTGGGGTTTGGCCAAACTACATTGATTCCTACTGTTCAAGATGGCAAAGTCAACCAAAATCCGTCACGATACTATAACGTGAATACCTATAGAACCAATGGTGGTAGAAAGAggcaattaaatgatttcattccTATTTCTCCTACCACTTCAGATACTCAGGACCATGAAGAAGAAATGTCCAGAACATTTACAAGACATCCTGAAAAACACACTTTGATGTTGAAAAAGAGTGATGCTTTGTATGAATCAAAAAGTTGCAATAAAAGCTTGAAATCAGGCTTGGATGCATCATTAAGATATAGACCAGAAAAAACTTCTCAAGAGAAGTTGGGTGTGGAAGCTCGAGAATCTACTCAGACACTGATATCTGTTGGTGCTTTTCCAGCAGAAACTGGAGGAGTTAGGCCTGTCAAAGCT CAATTGGTTGATATGAAATTAAGATTACAGAAACTTGAAAGAGAAATTTGCATGCTAAAATCAATGCCACGGAACAAGGATAGGTATCATGCCTTATCCTCTAGCTCCGGTAAGATTATTTCAG GTTCAGTTGATCCGCTTAAGGAAGGGGTTGAGTCGAGGACAGTATTTGTTACAAATGTGG CCACTCAAGATGCTCTGAGATCTTACTTTTCCAAGTGTGGATCCATTAACAGAGTTATTACGTTGACCGACACATCAACCATCGCACAAAAATG GTCTGCATACATTACCTTTGCCAACAAGGAGTCAGTGGACAAGGCATTGGCTTTGAATGGGACAAACTTCTTTTCCAGGATCATATGG GTAAGAAAAGCAGGAAAGGTAACAGTGAAGCCAACCCACTCTCAATATGGCAGACAGAGGAATGCTATCTTCAAACAAAAACACTCTCATGACCCGAATGTACCTCAGCAAATGAACTACGTGTATGATGCTCATGATAAAAGCCATAAAAGCACAGAGACAGTAGAACATATTGATGCAGAATTATGA